The genome window TTGAAATGCCTGAAAACTGCCCGAGCTGCGGGCATAAGCTCGTAAAAGTGGAAGATCAGGTTGCTATCAAATGTATAAATCCTGCATGCCCGGAAATTATAAAAAGAAAAATAGAGTATTTTGTATCAAGAGATGCTATGAATATCACAGGACTTGGTGAAAAAATAATAGAAAAGTTTATTGAACTGGGAAAAATAAAGGATATTGTAGACATCTACAGCCTTCATGAATACCGTGAAGAACTGGAAACTCTTGAGAAAATGGGTAAAAAAAGTGTCGAGAATCTTCTGAACAGTATTGAAGAAAGTAAAAAAAGAGAATACAGCAAGGTATTATATTCGCTTGGTATACCTTTTGTGGGGAAATTTACTGCTAATCTTCTTGCTAAAGAATTTTTGAATATTGATAACCTGAAATCCAAAGATACGGAAGACCTTTTGGAAGTCAAGGGGATCGGAGAAAAGGTCGCACAATCAGTGAATACATTTTTAAACGACGAAAATAACTGGAATCTCATAAATAAGCTGAAAAGCACAGGATTGGACTTTGAGGAAGAAGAAGTATTTATTGAAGATAATCCGATAAAAGGAAAAACATTCCTTGCCACAGGAAAACTGGAAAAGTACACGCGTGATGAAATAAAAGATATGATTGAAGCAAAAGGCGGAAAATATCTTTCAGGTGTCTCAAAAAATCTGAATTACCTTATCGCCGGGGAAAAAGCCGGAAGCAAGCTGAAAAAGGCAAATGACCTTGGTGTTGTTGTTCTTGATGAAGATCAGTTTGAAAAAGAATTTTTGGAAGAAAAATAGAATAATTTCAGGGCTGTATCATTTTTGATACAGCTTTTCGATTCTCTTAAATAAAATAAAAGTTTTATATTGAAATATATAAAAACACTATAAAACCCGAAATATCTTAAAATTATATAGCTACTCCCAGATATTTTTCTGTCTTTCATAATATACATAAGTCTAATTAGCTGTAAATGTTGACTTTTTCTAAATTTGTTATATAATTAGGTGTTTGGTAGTAACTCTGATTTTTCAGATTCTTTATATATTTACTTTAAAAATTTGTAACTAAAAAAATCATAAACTTACTATGGAGGTTTTTTATGATAAAAGAAATAAAAATATACAAAGGCGACATCATATTTTGTGCGTCCCCTGATAAATTTACAACATTGGAAAACGGATACATTATAACAGAAAATAATAAAATTAAGAAAACTGTTTGTGAACTTCCTTCTGAATATTCTGACTGCGAAATTTTAGATTTTTCAGGAAATCTTATTATTCCCGGATTTGTAGACATCCATCTTCATGCACCGCAGTTTGAAAATCTGGGACTGGGCTATGATAATGAGCTTCTTCCGTGGCTTGAAAACTATACATTTCCTGAAGAAGCCAAATTCAGTGATACTGAATATGCAAAAATTATCTATTCAAAGTTCATAAAAGCATTATATACACACGGGACAACAAGAAGCGTAGTTTTTTCTTCGCTTCATCTGGAATCCACAGAAATACTGGCAGATTTATTCCTTGAATCAGGTCTCGGAGCATATGTGGGCAAGGTAAACATGGACAGAAATTCTCCGGAATTCCTTACCGAAAATTACGAAAAATCTCTTGAAGAGACGGAATATTTTATAAAAAAATACAATAGCCCTGACAGTCTTGTCAAACCAATAATTACACCAAGATTTGTTCCCACGTGTACTCCGGAATTAATGGAAGGTTTATCAAAACTCTCTGAAAAATACAACATTCCGGTTCAGTCACATTTGTCGGAAAATCTGTCAGAAATTGAATGGGTAAAGGAGTTACACAAAGAGATAGGAAGTTACGCAAAAGTTTATGATCATTATAAAATGTTTGGAGACAGACCTACGATAATGGCTCACTGCATACATAATACCAGTGATGAAATAAAATTAATGCAGGAAAAAGGAGTCTTTGTGGCTCACTGCCCTACTTCAAATTTTAATCTTTCCAGCGGAATAGCTCCTGTTAGAAAGTTTCTGGACAGCAGTGTAAAAGTAGGAATAGGAACAGATATAGCCGGAGGTCATACTGTGTCTATGCCGGAAACAATTGTTGCTGCTATACACGCTTCAAAAATGTACAATGTCTACGTCGACAGGTCTTTTCATTCCCTGAGTATATCAGAAGCCTTTTTTCTGGCTACAAAGGGTGGAGGAGAATTTTTCGGAAAAGTGGGAAGCTTTGAAAAAGACTATGAATTCGACGCTTTGATTGTTAATGATACTGAATTAAACGGAAACAGCAGAAAAAACCTTCAGGACAGACTTGAAAAATATATTTATTTTGGTACAAAAGAAGATATCAAAAAAGTGTTTGTTTCAGGAAAAGAAATAAACCGAAACAGATTTTAACCATAAAAAAACTGTCTCGGCTCTCGGTGTAAAATTGTACCCCGACAGCTCGGACAGTTCTTTTTATATATTCTTCTAAGAAAGTATGAATACTTCTAGTGTTTATTATGGATATCAGTCCAGTTTTCCGAAAATTTCTTTTGCTGCGGCAAAATCTGCCTCATTTGGATGTTTTGCTGCCTCTGCCCATCTTGCTTCTCTTTCAGGCGTCGGAGCATGAGGACCGTTTGATCCCATTTTTCTCATTGTTTCTATAATTCTAGGGTCTATTGCACCTTGACATATAAATTCCGCAATTACTGTATTATTATTTACTCTTAATGCATCGCTTATTTTTTCCACACATTTTTGTGCATGTTCAGAATCAGGATAAGCTCCTAAAGTTCCAAATGTTCCTACTTTTTTATCTTTCAGAGATTCCATGAATTTTTTTGCTTCTTCATTTGCCTCTCCTTTATCTACCCAGTATCCTACGAATATTCTGTCATATCCTTCTGCCCCGTTTACATTTTTTATGTCCATTATTTCTTTTTCACCGCTTACAGCTTCAAATACAGCTTCTGCTACTTTTTTAGTGTTCCCCGTTAATGTTGAATATGTTACAAGTGTTTTCATTCTATTCATCCTCCAAACTAATTGAAATTACTTCACGCCCGATCGTATTACCCCAAAATAACCCGTCACCTTTTAATTCTATATAATCTTTGTTTACAGTCATTAATTCCTTATTTTTCAAATCTTCAAGCAATTTATGAATTTTATCAAATGTACCATTAGATACGAATTTCTTTATGTCATCAAAATATACCTTCGGATACTGAAATAACCCGCTTAAATCTTTTATTTTCTGTTCTTCGTCACTGCTGTATGAAAAGAACTGTCTTTCATAATTCATTCTGAACATATCATAATTCCCCAGTTTTCCTCCGGCCCCAAGTCCTATAGGAAGAATGTCTGTTCCTTTATTAGACAGAGTAATATACTTATATTTATCTCTGCCTTTTCTATTTATTTTGGTAATCTCCAGTATTTCATAGTTTCCTGTATCCAGAAGCGTGTTCATAAATGTATTATGCAGTTTTCTATCTGTTTCAAGTTTATAATCCAGATGAAACACATCATCTTTAATATCCTTCGACATTTGAGAACCGTCATGAATCATCAGCGAATAAAAACTTGAGCTGTCTATATCCAGACTATGTACAATTTCTGCATCTTCTTTTACTTCTTCCGGAGTCTGGTCAGGATAATTATAAATAATATCCACACAGACAAGTCCTTTAAATTTTGTTTTTATTTCTTTCAGTCTGTTTACCACTGTTTCTTTATCATAAGTTCTGTTTAATATTTTTCTTCCCCTGTCGGAAAAAGTCTGAATACCAATACTTAATCTGTTTACCCCGAGTCTCTCCATTACTTCCAGTTTCTCGTCAGTAAGATTGTGAATTGTTGTTTCAAAAGTAAATTCACAGTTATCTTTCAAAGTAAAATTTTTATTTATTGATTCGAGTATTCTTTCAAGCTGTCCTGCTTTGAAAATAGTGGGTGTTCCCCCGCCAAAATATACTACTTCCAGTTTCTTATGTTTCATATAATTAGTCGCACCATATT of Sebaldella sp. S0638 contains these proteins:
- the guaD gene encoding guanine deaminase encodes the protein MIKEIKIYKGDIIFCASPDKFTTLENGYIITENNKIKKTVCELPSEYSDCEILDFSGNLIIPGFVDIHLHAPQFENLGLGYDNELLPWLENYTFPEEAKFSDTEYAKIIYSKFIKALYTHGTTRSVVFSSLHLESTEILADLFLESGLGAYVGKVNMDRNSPEFLTENYEKSLEETEYFIKKYNSPDSLVKPIITPRFVPTCTPELMEGLSKLSEKYNIPVQSHLSENLSEIEWVKELHKEIGSYAKVYDHYKMFGDRPTIMAHCIHNTSDEIKLMQEKGVFVAHCPTSNFNLSSGIAPVRKFLDSSVKVGIGTDIAGGHTVSMPETIVAAIHASKMYNVYVDRSFHSLSISEAFFLATKGGGEFFGKVGSFEKDYEFDALIVNDTELNGNSRKNLQDRLEKYIYFGTKEDIKKVFVSGKEINRNRF
- a CDS encoding coproporphyrinogen-III oxidase family protein, whose product is MFEKRFKSHHDVKSIIGTKFKASKRMVAPDEVKVLFDSEPKNETGILYIHTPFCDKICSFCNLNRKQLDNDLEEYTDFLISEFEKYGATNYMKHKKLEVVYFGGGTPTIFKAGQLERILESINKNFTLKDNCEFTFETTIHNLTDEKLEVMERLGVNRLSIGIQTFSDRGRKILNRTYDKETVVNRLKEIKTKFKGLVCVDIIYNYPDQTPEEVKEDAEIVHSLDIDSSSFYSLMIHDGSQMSKDIKDDVFHLDYKLETDRKLHNTFMNTLLDTGNYEILEITKINRKGRDKYKYITLSNKGTDILPIGLGAGGKLGNYDMFRMNYERQFFSYSSDEEQKIKDLSGLFQYPKVYFDDIKKFVSNGTFDKIHKLLEDLKNKELMTVNKDYIELKGDGLFWGNTIGREVISISLEDE
- a CDS encoding flavodoxin family protein; translation: MKTLVTYSTLTGNTKKVAEAVFEAVSGEKEIMDIKNVNGAEGYDRIFVGYWVDKGEANEEAKKFMESLKDKKVGTFGTLGAYPDSEHAQKCVEKISDALRVNNNTVIAEFICQGAIDPRIIETMRKMGSNGPHAPTPEREARWAEAAKHPNEADFAAAKEIFGKLD